TCATTGCAGGATGAGATTATAGCTAGAATAGAACACAAGCTGTGAGAAGGGAAAGGTGAATCGCCAAGCACAGGAGGAAAAGGGCCTCATATTCAGCGTTCAGAGGTATTCAACAGAGGACGGGCCGGGGATCAGAACCACGGTCTTTATGAAGGGATGCCCTTTGAGATGCCTATGGTGCCACAATCCTGAGGGACAGGAGTCTTACCCCCAGATTGCATTTAACGGTAGCAGGTGTATCGGGTGTAAAGGCTGTGTGGATGCATGCCCTCAGGGTGCGATCACCTTTACTGCGGATGGACCACGGACAGACAGGGGAAGGTGCCAGAACTGTGGGAAGTGCGCCGAGGTATGCCCCACCGGGGCCAGGGAGCTTATCGGAAGGTATATGACCTCTGAGGAAGCACTTTCAGAGGTTGAGAGGGATATATTGTTCTATCGAAGTTCAGGTGGTGGTGTTACGGTGGGTGGTGGTGAACCAACGGCGCAACCTGGATTTCTGGTGGAGTTTCTAATGAAATGCCATGAAAAGGGCATACATACGGCGTTGGATACAAGTGGCCAGGTAAAGTGGAAGACTATGGAGGAAGTCCTGAAGCATGTCGATCTGGTGCTCTACGATATAAAACAGTTAGACCCTGCCAAACATGCAGATTGCAGCGAGGTTTCCAATAAGTTGATCCTGGAGAACGCGAGAAGGATATCTGGTAAAGGGATTCCTATGATCATCAGGGTGCCTGTGATCCCGGGATATACGGATGGGGAGAAAAATATCAGAGATATAACGAAATTTGTGAGCATCTTGGGGAGCGTGACCACGGTCGACCTGCTGCCCTTCCACCGGCTCGGAGAGCCAAAATACAAAAAACTGGACCGCAATTATGAATTTGAAGGCACTCAACCTCCCACTGACGAATATATGCAAGAGCTTAAACGGCTCGTAGAATCATTTGGATTACAGGCCAGAGTAGGGTCAAAGTAGCGGCTGATAAAAAGGAGGTGACCTCATGGCTAAGATGCCAAAGCAGGTTATGGACCTTATAAACGACCCAGATGCGGTCAAGTTCCTGGCCACCATTGATGATGAGGGAAAGCCTAACTGTGCCCTTATCGCCTCGCTATCGGCAGCAAGTGAGGATACCCTGATATTCGCAGACCTGATGATGAATAAAACTAAGAAGAACCTGATTAGCACAAGGAGGGTTGCGGCAACGGTCTATAAAGCCCCCTGGTCATCCTATCAGATAAAGGGAACCTTCGAGGGTTTTCAAAGCTCCGGTTTTCTCTACGACATGGCTCAAGCGCTTTCTAAGGAATCACCACTGCTCAAGGGCAAGGTATATTTCTACATCAAGCAGATAGGGGTAATAAAGGTTGACGAGGTCTATCTCTCACAGGTGCCGATACCGGGAAAGAGGATAGCCTGAATACAAGATAGAGGCGAGTTCACGATCTCGTGAGATTTTCCATGATCACCCTAGAAGGTTTGGCAACTGACCTCATAAACATCCACTGCGCTAGGGTACGTCCTGGCCACCGCACACTCCCTCTTTGACATAGCTGATTGTTGGGGCTAAAATAGCTATGAAAATGCGGGAGTAACTCAGCTGGTAGAGTCCCTGCCTTCCAATCAAGCCCTCTAGGCTCAAAGCTAGCGGATCGCGATTTAGCTACGAAATTCGGGTGACTAAGCAGGGACTCCTCTTGTTGGGGAAAGCTGGGGGAATGATCTCCATTTCTTACACTAATTTTGGCACCTCCTCATAGCGATTTGGGATCGAGGATATCATAGCAATTTAGGAACGGGATATCAATATAGGTTATCCTACCCAATATAAAACCGGATATCTAGTTAGATATCCGGTCTCTTTTTGT
Above is a window of Dehalococcoidia bacterium DNA encoding:
- a CDS encoding glycyl-radical enzyme activating protein, whose product is MNRQAQEEKGLIFSVQRYSTEDGPGIRTTVFMKGCPLRCLWCHNPEGQESYPQIAFNGSRCIGCKGCVDACPQGAITFTADGPRTDRGRCQNCGKCAEVCPTGARELIGRYMTSEEALSEVERDILFYRSSGGGVTVGGGEPTAQPGFLVEFLMKCHEKGIHTALDTSGQVKWKTMEEVLKHVDLVLYDIKQLDPAKHADCSEVSNKLILENARRISGKGIPMIIRVPVIPGYTDGEKNIRDITKFVSILGSVTTVDLLPFHRLGEPKYKKLDRNYEFEGTQPPTDEYMQELKRLVESFGLQARVGSK
- a CDS encoding pyridoxamine 5'-phosphate oxidase family protein, whose protein sequence is MAKMPKQVMDLINDPDAVKFLATIDDEGKPNCALIASLSAASEDTLIFADLMMNKTKKNLISTRRVAATVYKAPWSSYQIKGTFEGFQSSGFLYDMAQALSKESPLLKGKVYFYIKQIGVIKVDEVYLSQVPIPGKRIA